The following are from one region of the Halogeometricum sp. S3BR5-2 genome:
- a CDS encoding transcription initiation factor IIB — translation MSDSVTERARQRVPTDSQERRTENTRDETEDERERQDDETLRCPECGSTDLATDEGRGETVCEDCGLVVDEDAVDRGPEWRAFDSKEKDEKSRVGAPTTNMMHDKGLSTNIGWQDKDAYGNSLSSNQRQKMQRLRTWNERFRTRDSKERNLKQALGEIDRMASALGLPDNVRETSSVIYRRALEDSLLPGRSIEGIATASLHAAARMAQVPRSLDEVARVSRVDEDEFERAYRYIVRELSLEIKPADPTEYLPRFASDVEVPKETERTARELLENAKRENVHSGKSPVGLAAAALYAAAQLTNEDVTQHQVSEVTDISEVTIRNRYQELLEAWDATPFVGGGGSGAEA, via the coding sequence ATGAGTGACTCCGTCACCGAACGCGCCCGTCAGCGCGTCCCGACCGACTCCCAGGAGCGTCGAACGGAGAACACACGCGACGAGACGGAGGACGAACGCGAGCGACAGGACGACGAGACGCTTCGCTGTCCGGAGTGCGGTTCGACCGACCTCGCCACCGACGAGGGACGCGGCGAGACGGTGTGTGAGGACTGCGGCCTCGTCGTCGACGAGGACGCCGTCGACCGCGGCCCCGAGTGGCGCGCGTTCGACTCGAAGGAGAAAGACGAGAAGTCCCGCGTCGGCGCGCCGACGACGAACATGATGCACGACAAGGGGCTGTCGACCAACATCGGCTGGCAGGACAAGGACGCCTACGGCAACTCCCTGTCGTCGAACCAGCGTCAGAAGATGCAGCGCCTGCGAACGTGGAACGAGCGCTTCCGAACACGCGACTCCAAGGAGCGCAACCTGAAACAGGCGCTCGGCGAAATCGACCGCATGGCCTCCGCGCTCGGCCTGCCCGACAACGTCCGCGAGACGTCGTCGGTCATCTACCGCCGCGCGCTCGAAGACAGCCTGCTACCCGGTCGGTCCATCGAGGGCATCGCGACGGCTTCCCTGCACGCGGCCGCCCGGATGGCGCAGGTGCCCCGGTCGCTCGACGAGGTGGCTCGCGTCTCCCGCGTCGACGAGGACGAGTTCGAGCGAGCGTACCGCTACATCGTCCGCGAACTCTCCCTCGAAATCAAGCCCGCGGACCCGACCGAGTACCTCCCGCGGTTCGCCTCGGACGTGGAGGTGCCCAAGGAGACGGAGCGCACCGCGCGCGAACTGCTGGAGAACGCGAAGCGCGAGAACGTCCACTCCGGCAAATCGCCCGTCGGCCTCGCGGCCGCCGCGCTCTACGCCGCCGCGCAGTTGACCAACGAGGACGTGACACAACACCAGGTCAGCGAGGTCACGGACATCTCGGAAGTGACCATCAGAAACCGCTATCAGGAACTGCTCGAAGCGTGGGACGCGACGCCGTTCGTCGGCGGCGGCGGGTCCGGCGCAGAGGCCTGA
- the mobA gene encoding molybdenum cofactor guanylyltransferase yields MREGVVLCGGYSTRFGDGDKALADLAGTPLVRRVADRLASVCDRLVLNCREEQVEALRAAVEGCGVPVAVAADPVPDRGPTAGIATGLSAVDSTYAAVVACDMPFVDPAFVEYLFSRAEGRDAAVPRPDEWYQTTQAVYRADAMAAACERVLSRGEARVVAALDELDDWATVTEEEVRAHATPETFENLNTESEVREAARRFESF; encoded by the coding sequence ATCCGCGAGGGGGTGGTCCTCTGCGGGGGGTACTCCACCCGCTTCGGCGACGGCGACAAGGCGCTCGCCGACCTCGCGGGAACGCCCCTCGTCCGCCGCGTCGCGGACCGCCTCGCGTCCGTCTGCGACCGACTCGTGCTGAACTGCCGGGAGGAACAGGTCGAGGCGCTCCGCGCGGCCGTCGAGGGCTGCGGCGTCCCCGTCGCCGTCGCCGCGGACCCCGTCCCGGACCGCGGGCCGACGGCCGGCATCGCGACGGGTCTCTCGGCCGTCGACTCGACGTACGCCGCCGTCGTCGCCTGCGACATGCCGTTCGTCGACCCCGCGTTCGTCGAATATCTCTTCTCGCGCGCGGAGGGACGCGACGCCGCGGTGCCGCGGCCGGACGAGTGGTACCAGACGACGCAGGCGGTCTACCGGGCCGACGCGATGGCCGCGGCGTGCGAACGCGTCCTGAGTCGAGGAGAGGCGCGCGTCGTCGCCGCCCTCGACGAACTGGACGACTGGGCGACGGTGACCGAAGAAGAGGTGCGGGCGCACGCGACGCCGGAGACGTTCGAGAACCTGAACACCGAGTCGGAGGTGCGCGAGGCGGCGCGGCGGTTCGAGTCGTTCTGA
- the yqeC gene encoding selenium cofactor biosynthesis protein YqeC, giving the protein MPTLSDALGVGDDSVLVAVGAGGKKSLLYSLADELPDAVVTATVKMPKFGGKVERTVLTDDPVSAAREAEERPLGLARDGDRSDRYLGYDPDVVDDLAEAGATPLLVKGDGARTRLLKAPKEGEPPVPSAATVVVPLASVRVVGQPLTEEAVHRPKRVAELTDLAAGNEIRPKHVADVLAHPDGGLKNVPEDADAVPVVNMADTEETVETAREVAERVLERAPSVPRVLVTRLIHDDPVVDVVERD; this is encoded by the coding sequence ATGCCAACGCTCTCCGACGCCCTCGGCGTCGGCGACGACTCCGTGCTCGTCGCCGTCGGCGCGGGCGGGAAGAAGTCGCTCCTCTACTCCCTCGCCGACGAACTCCCCGACGCCGTCGTCACCGCGACTGTCAAGATGCCGAAGTTCGGCGGGAAGGTCGAGCGCACCGTCCTCACCGACGACCCCGTCTCGGCCGCGCGGGAGGCCGAAGAACGACCGCTCGGCCTCGCCCGCGACGGCGACCGGAGCGACCGGTACCTCGGCTACGACCCGGACGTCGTCGACGACCTGGCCGAGGCGGGCGCGACCCCGCTGCTGGTGAAGGGCGACGGCGCCCGGACGCGACTGCTCAAGGCGCCCAAGGAGGGCGAACCGCCGGTTCCGAGCGCCGCCACGGTCGTCGTCCCCCTCGCCTCCGTCCGCGTCGTCGGTCAACCCCTCACCGAGGAGGCGGTCCACCGGCCCAAGCGCGTCGCCGAACTCACCGACCTCGCCGCGGGGAACGAAATCCGCCCGAAACACGTCGCGGACGTCCTCGCCCACCCCGACGGCGGCCTGAAGAACGTCCCCGAGGACGCCGACGCCGTCCCCGTCGTGAACATGGCCGACACGGAGGAGACGGTCGAGACGGCGAGAGAAGTCGCGGAACGGGTGCTCGAGCGAGCGCCGTCGGTCCCGCGCGTCCTCGTGACGCGACTCATTCACGACGACCCGGTCGTCGACGTGGTCGAACGCGATTAG
- a CDS encoding class I SAM-dependent methyltransferase, with protein MNVPCVRVPTSEGEATRRVLAERDLVDRSHEITVRDGSLYIPVTDAAAARAEFDVVEFDAAARETQTMPADVLGFDPTYERLGDVVILDEDDPDRAREIADAIADSALRARTVVNRASKVKGELRVREWDVLVGESTETVHREYGCEFLLDIAQVYFSPRLATERHRVVEQVGEGERAFDMFAGVGPFAVPMAKRGAEVVGCDLNDAAVDYLRENARRNGVEERLTAVQGDVREAAADYEDWADRLVMNLPHSADEFLDAAVRLAGEECVLHYYDIQHEDDPFGPGIDAIRAAAEPAYDVRVDTERVVRSYAPHEYNVCLDVTLFAR; from the coding sequence ATGAACGTCCCCTGCGTCCGCGTCCCGACGAGCGAGGGGGAGGCGACGCGGCGCGTCCTCGCGGAACGCGACCTCGTGGACCGCTCCCACGAGATAACCGTCCGCGACGGGTCGCTGTACATCCCCGTGACCGACGCCGCAGCCGCCCGCGCGGAGTTCGACGTAGTCGAGTTCGACGCGGCGGCCCGCGAGACGCAGACGATGCCCGCCGACGTCCTCGGGTTCGACCCGACCTACGAGCGACTCGGCGACGTGGTCATCCTCGACGAGGACGACCCCGACCGCGCCCGGGAGATAGCCGACGCCATCGCCGATTCGGCCCTCCGCGCCCGGACGGTGGTCAACCGCGCCTCGAAGGTGAAAGGCGAACTCCGCGTGCGCGAGTGGGACGTGCTGGTCGGAGAGAGCACGGAGACGGTCCACCGCGAGTACGGCTGTGAGTTCCTGCTGGACATCGCACAGGTGTATTTCTCCCCCCGTCTGGCGACCGAACGGCATCGCGTGGTCGAGCAGGTCGGTGAGGGCGAACGCGCCTTCGACATGTTCGCCGGCGTCGGCCCGTTCGCCGTTCCCATGGCGAAGCGCGGCGCCGAGGTGGTCGGCTGCGACCTGAACGACGCCGCCGTCGACTACCTCCGCGAGAACGCCCGCCGCAACGGCGTCGAAGAGCGCCTGACCGCGGTTCAGGGCGACGTGCGCGAGGCGGCCGCCGACTACGAGGACTGGGCCGACCGACTCGTGATGAACCTCCCGCACAGCGCCGACGAGTTCCTCGACGCCGCCGTCCGACTGGCGGGCGAGGAGTGCGTCCTCCACTACTACGACATCCAGCACGAGGACGACCCGTTCGGTCCCGGCATCGACGCCATCAGAGCGGCCGCGGAACCGGCGTACGACGTGCGGGTGGACACCGAACGCGTCGTGCGGTCGTACGCGCCCCACGAGTACAACGTGTGCCTCGACGTGACGCTCTTCGCGCGCTGA
- a CDS encoding HalOD1 output domain-containing protein translates to MPGKTSRAGTPERSLGEPSRENVLYEIITLVAEVKGCDPLSLRPVSEVVDPESLEALFTNSRTDVDVRFPYEGGHVEVDESSVRFEYDYDVP, encoded by the coding sequence ATGCCCGGGAAGACTTCACGCGCCGGTACGCCGGAACGCTCGCTCGGAGAACCGTCCCGCGAGAACGTCCTCTACGAGATTATCACGCTCGTCGCCGAGGTGAAAGGCTGCGACCCCCTGTCGCTTCGCCCCGTCTCGGAGGTGGTCGACCCCGAATCGCTCGAAGCGTTGTTCACCAACTCTCGGACCGACGTCGACGTCCGCTTTCCCTACGAGGGCGGGCACGTGGAAGTGGACGAGTCGAGCGTCCGATTCGAGTACGACTACGACGTGCCGTGA
- the dph5 gene encoding diphthine synthase: protein MLTFIGLGLYDERSITVEGRDALADADRAFAEFYTSHLVGATVEDLESYHDIDIEVRDRAGVEQHPGDILDAAEEENVAFLTAGDTMISTTHVDLRLRAVEREIETRLIHGVTAQSAASGLTGLQNYRFGKAVTLPFPYAHGADGVPKSVTDSVEANRERGLHTLVYLDIKADREEYMTGDYAAEMLAEDWKDVLGVVVARAGSEDPVVAADRLSALAEREFGDPLHMLVIPGDVHHVEADALRALGGAPDDVVEENEV, encoded by the coding sequence ATGCTCACCTTCATCGGACTCGGTCTGTACGACGAGCGGTCGATAACGGTCGAGGGGCGCGACGCCCTCGCCGACGCGGACCGCGCGTTCGCGGAGTTCTACACCAGCCATCTCGTCGGCGCGACGGTCGAAGACCTCGAATCGTACCACGACATCGATATCGAGGTGCGGGACCGCGCGGGCGTCGAACAGCATCCCGGGGATATCCTCGACGCCGCCGAGGAGGAGAACGTCGCCTTCCTCACCGCCGGCGATACGATGATATCCACGACGCACGTGGACCTGCGCCTCCGCGCCGTCGAACGGGAAATCGAGACGCGACTGATCCACGGCGTGACCGCGCAGTCGGCCGCCAGCGGCCTGACGGGGCTTCAGAACTACCGGTTCGGGAAGGCGGTGACGCTGCCGTTTCCGTACGCTCACGGCGCCGACGGCGTGCCGAAGAGCGTCACTGACTCCGTCGAAGCGAACCGCGAACGCGGCCTGCACACGCTGGTCTACCTCGACATCAAAGCCGACCGCGAGGAGTACATGACCGGCGACTACGCCGCGGAGATGCTCGCGGAGGACTGGAAGGACGTGTTGGGCGTCGTCGTCGCGCGGGCGGGAAGCGAGGACCCCGTCGTCGCCGCGGACCGACTGTCGGCGCTCGCGGAACGGGAGTTCGGCGACCCCCTGCACATGCTCGTGATTCCGGGCGACGTTCATCACGTCGAGGCCGACGCGCTCCGAGCGCTCGGCGGCGCGCCGGACGACGTCGTGGAAGAAAACGAAGTGTGA
- the artA gene encoding archaeosortase A, with amino-acid sequence MPGLLSDFLAWASILTFVAGALLYRRNDRAARYVSAAAWGLFALFWLRLVPHFAFEHKSYIEGFLSLAAVPACLYAGYLLYAGRDSLFVLSKAVAAMGVIYLPFETIPALTLFGLTVPAPQAVLIETVAAQTQFFVNALGYHPEMTAGDLGYHNMFVFMEGTHRITVSVVLACTGLGSMAIFGGLIAAVDAPLRRKARALAIAIPIIYALNLARTTFITIAFGEQYMHFFVDEILMLFGSSDPYMVSFFISDRIISQFLAVVALVGITYLVVREVPELLTIIEDVLYMVTGDEYDLREALDLEEAGRGGSGSV; translated from the coding sequence ATGCCCGGACTGCTGTCTGACTTCCTCGCGTGGGCGTCGATCCTCACCTTCGTCGCCGGCGCCCTCCTGTACCGCCGGAACGACCGCGCGGCGCGGTACGTCTCCGCCGCCGCGTGGGGCCTCTTCGCCCTCTTTTGGCTCCGGTTGGTCCCGCACTTCGCCTTCGAGCACAAGAGCTACATCGAGGGGTTCCTCTCCCTTGCCGCGGTTCCAGCGTGTCTCTACGCCGGCTATCTCCTCTACGCGGGACGCGACAGCCTGTTCGTCCTCTCGAAGGCCGTCGCCGCCATGGGCGTCATCTACCTCCCGTTCGAGACGATTCCCGCGCTCACGCTCTTCGGTCTGACCGTCCCGGCCCCGCAGGCCGTCCTGATAGAGACCGTCGCGGCTCAGACCCAGTTCTTCGTGAACGCCCTCGGCTACCACCCCGAGATGACCGCCGGCGACCTCGGCTACCACAACATGTTCGTGTTCATGGAAGGTACCCACCGCATCACCGTCTCGGTCGTCCTCGCCTGCACCGGACTCGGCAGCATGGCCATCTTCGGCGGCCTCATCGCCGCTGTCGACGCCCCCCTCCGGCGGAAGGCCCGCGCCCTCGCCATCGCCATCCCCATCATCTACGCGCTGAACCTCGCCCGCACGACGTTCATCACCATCGCGTTCGGCGAGCAGTACATGCACTTCTTCGTCGACGAGATTCTCATGCTGTTCGGGTCGAGCGACCCGTACATGGTCTCGTTCTTCATCTCCGACCGCATCATCAGCCAGTTCCTCGCAGTCGTCGCGCTGGTCGGCATCACCTACCTCGTCGTCCGCGAGGTGCCGGAACTACTGACGATAATCGAGGACGTCCTCTACATGGTCACCGGCGACGAGTACGACCTCCGCGAGGCCTTGGACTTAGAGGAGGCGGGCCGCGGCGGGAGCGGGAGCGTCTGA